ATTGATCAGGAGGTCAGCAGTAACCACTGCTGCCATTTCTACAAAAGCACACACCGAGTTTATGATGGCAACTGTAACAAAtatatctgcagaaaaaaaaaaaaatcaatacccACGAAAAACAGGGCAGGATTTAATATATAGTGAATCACAACTACAGTCAGTACAAACTTCATTTCGTGACATAGCTTGACAGGAACTTTATGTTTTACCAAATGTGATTAGAGGAAACTGCGAAGTCACAAGCTAGGCTGAGTTTATGTGGGCGATGCTGCTGTGATAGGTTTCCCCTGTGTTTATTATTGGAGCAttattctgaaaaacaaacaaacagcgaAACAAGTAGTGTGAGACacttaaacacagatttgtcagaatcaacacaaacaacaacaaaagactgaaaaactgTTCAGTTCATGATAATACAGGTGGAGCCAGATTCCCCTTctccaatttatttataaagttttaaacagagctgTCAACTCAGTAGATGCTTTGGAGTAATGTTTCCCAAACTTTTTATCTTTCAACCCACAAAATGACAGCAACAGAGGCTCGCAAACCCATCTACtacctttttaaatatacaaagtTTGGTCATAAACTTATTAAAATGGTCTGAAGATGACCCGaatacagtttttaataatttgtgaCAATAGTCTGTATTCCTTGTAACAATAATGGTGAAAATATGTAATaagcaagcttttttttttaatgcaagcTGACATCTGGAGATTATTTAAGGACCCTTACttgatgtttcatgacccaAAGTGAGGCCCCGACCTTGAATTTGGGTACCATTGGTTTAATAACTCCTACTGCTCTGACATGTACATTGCAGCTTTGTGTTACTGCCTGCAGATGGCGCTGTTGACTCATGAGTTCACtcattttgaagcattttacTATTTAGGGTTCCCTTAGATTTTGTGAACtgttcttaaaaatatataatcacTGATGTTTTCTGAAGTTTATGGGTTATTTAGGAAGCTTTAATAGTATTTATGTGCAAAGACTGCTTCAAATAATTCTTAATAAATTActcaacacattttaacaatttactCAACTCACAATTGCTCTAAACTACGGAGCTAGGATAAAACGAGGGATGTTTGACATGTCCCTCGCGGGGCTCCGTAGTAAACAGAAGCGATATCATTTTTCATGGCGCTCGATTATGACGTAAGCTCCTCCTCGCCAGCAGGTGTCGCTCTAACGTTCATTACAAACATGGTTTATACAGTCTTTgattgtttcctgtcatttcgTGACCGTCTTCCTCCGATCAGAAGTAAACGCGTCGCTTATATTCTCTGTTGTTtatataattgttttaattagacCCAGTAAAACAagaattgattttatttctaGCTGTTTCAGGAGAAATTGAGGAGAAACGCGTTTTCGGCGGGGAAACCGACTCCGACACAACACCGACTCAGGTTCGCTTCTCTCCGGTTCGATCAGAGGAATAAATCTGACACTAAAAGTCTGTTTATAAAGGTCAATGTCAGACAAATCGTGAAagagaaattgtgttttatggGCTTGTTTCTGGCTGTATATTTAGGACAGATCAGGGGTCAGTTCTGCCTCAAAGTCCCCAGACAAGCTGACCTCTAGCTGATAATGTTTCTCTAGAAAGCTGAACTGCATGAACTTTGACCCACGAtactaatattttaaaatggggCCTTTGTAGGATTTTAAAACACTAGGGGTTCAGCCCATAAAACCTTGCATTTTCACATAGTTCACATAATTTTAGAGataataaaaagtataaaaagtggCATGTGGTAGTAATCACAGGCTGGCTTTTACAACACAAAATGAgttcttattattttaactcAAGTTAACATTAGTTAAACTCTGCAAATACACTGAAGCTCAGAGACTAATGGCAGTCATATACTAAATGATTTTGTATGATTATATGACAAAATATGATTATAATTGACCCTAAAGTCTCTCTTTGCTTGGTCATGTTTgcaaattgatttttatttattgccttATTGTGACCTATTTTATCATACTGAACATTTCTAACACCAGGTCTATCTATCCTTAATTGGTGTAATTAGTAGTACAGTGTacaagtttcataaaaaacaataactttgtCTATATAAATGGTAATGCaacaaatgaaatcaaacataaaaaggttatcctgaactacatAAAGTGGTGCAGTTTGGAAGAGTTTAGGCTAGTAGTTTTCCTGAtatattgaatatttttatgaaatgcaggtacgcactcaatgtaaacggTCTCATgtctgacctacattaggctgtctagtctgtgtaggtaaacaaacacggtGAAATGTAGACTAAAGGTGATAATATAAAAATGAGTCTGCTgctaaacatgaaagaaaagagaaggaacGAGTAATATAACTGTTGAGGAGAAATACCAGGGATCAAGCAGGATTGAAGACTGATTGAATGTTTCCTCCACAGATGACCGTGTTGCCACTGCGGTCTGAACATCATGCTTCCCCGGGCAGGTAAAGAGTTTCTGGTCCGTATCCGGTTCTCCTGGAGGCCGCTCTTCCAGGGCCGGTACCTGCTGCTCACCAACACCTTAAGCGGAGGAGTGATGCTGTCGCTGGGAGACATCCTGCAGCAGACCCGCGAGAACCGCAGGGAGCCGGGCAGAGTCCGGGACTGGGGGAGGACAGGTGAGCAGAGGGGAGTGTTGCTGGGCGTCACTGAAACGGGTTTGCAGCTCCAACAGAGTCTGTCTCTGACTGGATGTGTCCTTCACAGAAACTTACACAACATAAAATCTACAATcatatttggttttctttttccttttggaGGGGTGTCACTAAACGTTGTTTAACATTTAACCGTTCTGGTGATGATTTGAAAATCTGCTAAACGATTCTGAGGTTTTCACACTCTGTAGTTCCTTCAGCAGGGGGACATCCCCAGAGCATGATGCCACCACCACTGTGCGCAAACAGCTTTTTGAGGATAAACGCCTCTAAATGTTGTAGccaatatttttctcattaaCGATCAAACTTTCCTTTAGAGgctctttttcctctcttcatgttgtgtttttttcaacCTAAGCTGCTTCTTATTCTACAGTGATTTGAAGTTGGTTTTATTGTTCACATTTATGTCCGTTTATTGCCAGCCTGTactttttgtggttttggtttcactCCTCTTTTTACGTTTTTCCTCAGAACTTCATTCTGACACCTTCATTCTGACACTTTAACTTCCTTCCTCGAAGCAGAGTTTGCACAAgtctgaagaaataaaagatgctttgttcagtgtgtttgtgcttcttttctcacgcattaatatttatttactcCACCCTGAAGGTCGCATGTTTGTGGCTGGCTGCTCCATGGGTCCACTGCTGCACTACTGGTACCTTTGGCTGGACAGAGTTTATGTGGGCAAAGCTCTGAAGACATTGAGCAAAAAGGTTCTGGTGGACCAGCTGGTCGCCTCACCGACACTGGGAATGTGGTATTTCATAGGCAAGTTCcccgtcttcctcctcctcctcctgttgtgCACATACACACGCCTTAAGATTTGTCTGGGTGTGAACAAAGAAACCGTCAGAAAGAATGCAAAGGGTCAAAGGTTGTGTGTAAAATCATGGGTGAGGTGATAGAAAACACACTGTATATCAGAAGTATATGGAGTTCAAAGGACGGCTGAGATAAATAGTTTGGATTTCCTGACATTCTGAGCGTCGTGCGTCTAAAAGTTCATTGCTCTCCTTGTTTCTGACGCACGTTTTTACAGACAGCTCTGCTTATCGCAGGTATGGATCTCCTGGAGGGACGCACTTTATCGGAAGGATGGGCAGAGTTTCGAGAAAAGTTCTGGGAGTTTTATAAGGCGAGTGCACCAGTCCGGGTCTGACCTGCGGGTCAGATCGCACACTCACAAGTTATTGTTCAATTATTTACATAAGTGACTGAAACGGCATTCTCTTCTCATTTCTCATGTTCATTAAAACATGGGGgattaaaaaaagtgaatgtgACCTCCTCTTCTCTTGCATGAACTTAACAGAAATAATTTGTTCGCATTCCAACAATTTTAGTGGAGACGTGTCATGCCCCAGGAGTACAGATGATGCAGTTATCACATAAAGAGATTAAAAGTTCAGGAAGCAGATAGAAGTTAAGGTTCGAAGTGACTGATTGTCGTTTTATACATTAGTTTAAAGCTCCTTGCTCTTCgtcagctgaaaaacaacaaaataaacatcctAAAATGTTGTGTAACTGTAGCTGTTACTGTGacgtttaatttaaaaagcccCAAACCACAGGCAGGTTCCCGACCTGCATGTAACCACATCAGTTGTGGTTGTAATTCAGTACAAGTggtatttaaaagcaaaactggaaggaaagaggaaacaaaaataactggtGGACGTCCATTAAAGGAACACTGAAGAGAGCAATTCCTTTGGCATTACTTCAATCTCTGGGGAAATCTGTGAGATTGTGTCAGATCTGGGAAGGCCTCAGTCAGTCACGTAGGTTTACTGCGTGTCAGACACAATCTGCAAGTTATTCCTATTCCCCGAAGCCCATTTAGGCTTCTTTAATACAAACACATTAACATaccacaataaattaaattaaacaagcataaaaaatcTTTATGGGCTAGTGGAAGTCCCCCTCTGGTTATTATTGTTTCCATTTACCTTTTACTTTAAGTGCAAAGAAAAGCATCAGTGGAAACTGAGCTGACGTTTGCAGGTTAGATGGGCTTTAATGATTCAAAATATTTCTGGTTTTTCTATAATAGTCATAGCTGAAGCCCCTCCAGCCGCCTCCTGTGAGAAACTTTCTGCTTTAGCTCCTTTCCTCTTATAGTTTTCTTTCGTTGAGtcctctttaatttctttacatcCGAGATTTTGTAtaagactgttttattttatttcttttaaagaaactcacaGGTTTGCTTGAGTcaggtttgtaaaaacaaattttagtttCCCATCAGAAGGCAGTATGTGATGCGGTAAAATACAACCTGATGCTCGGATTAATTTCCCGCTCGCCCGCCCTCCTCTGTGATGTTTTCCTTCAGTAaacctgtctgtttgtttgtttgtttgtgctcagGTGGACTGGTGCGTCTGGCCTGTCGCTCAGATGGTCAACTTCTACTTCCTGTCGCCCAAATTTCGTGTTGTGTACATCAATTTTATTACCTTAGGGTGGGACACATACCTCTCCTATCTCAAACACAGAGTAAGTCTggtaaaaatgcataaattataagagtattttaagtatttaagtCAAAgatgactgtttttttaattaatttgggCCTCTGCAGTCAAGTAGAAGGCAGTTGGTGATACTGGAAAGTGTAATGTCTAAattggttgttgttgttcctttttgttacgggtttaatttaaaacctgttttatgCTGACAGGATGAAAACCAACACACAGAAGCAGCATCAGACATCAGCGTCATGGATTCACAACAGAAAGAACTGCCGACACCTAAACCTCTGGAGGAAAAAGCTTAAATTTTATTGTCATCTATGAAGTTAATCAGATataaagatgtttgtgtttttggatgTTAATTCCTCTCTTTATCTGAGGAGTCGTATGTTTAATTCACAGTGCAGGTGCGCCTTTTCCTTCACGCCTGAATGATTTCgtctctttctgtctgaatgTCGTTCGCTCCTGTTGAAACCTTCAGGGATGAAGAGCTGTTTCACTGCCGCAGCTGCTCCTTTTTCCACTTGTTGAGCAGGAAACTCAAAACATCCgtgtcatttttaatgttttacctaAAACATGAACTGttgttataatttatttttgtgctgtttaaCAGTCAGAACTGATATAAAACAGTTTAGTACCAAACCTCGTGAACCTGCTTGAACTTTGCCTTAATATGTGGTCCACAGCTGCTACAGCTGTTATTGTGCCAAATCATCTGTACCACGTTAAATCTACACAGTAACTATAGCTAAATGTAAAACTTCTGTATGTTAACATTACAAAGAATCATCAGCTGTAAAAGTGAACTTGAATCGTGAGAAACCGAAGATGGAAAATatctattttaataataatctgtcagtttgactgaagctaaaattaatataacataaattatgtttttattatcagttttatttgatgatgggggaaaaaaaccttcTGTTAATGAGTAGATATCTGTGACTCACTTAATATTCTACTTATTAACTAATTACTGAAACAtctgtgttgtttctgtgttcatatgatagttttatcagttttcaCCACATAAAACGCTACTAAAATAAATGCTGCATTTGTGTAAAACGGTTGAAGGACCAAAAGAATAGAAGCCTTTATAAGaatttaaatgttgcttttatataatttgtaatttaaaaaaaagtctttaatatttaaaacaaccgTGGAGTAAGTATTgattgttaaaattaaattatgtatttcaaaacaactctttaacgagCTGTTATGAATAATAAAGTGATGAGAATAAAAAGAGATCATTTTTCTCctgaatcttttcttttttttttagtttttggagtTTAAACGGACAGTATTAAGTGATTTAAAGATCACTTTTAGAGAATGCACATGCAGAATAAACAAGATTAATATTAAGGTCCTGTTAGTGCTTGAAGGAATACACATCTCCCGCCAACTTGGAGGTCATGAAATGATcttaaaatatgtgttgaggatgactctcagctactacctcatcaaattttagctcagtggccgtaaaaaaagccatttttgtgttccctGAGCTTGCttggccgtggcagccatcgtgaatttggttgtagatgtatatccaccGATTACtttttgtccagtggttcatgagatattttgctaacattacagaCACAAAAACTATCACCTATGCCTTCTGTGGTGTGCAGTaggaaaaatacataaaactttaattgGAAAATTTAGATTTCTTGtataaataagtgtttttacTTCCCTGAAAATTAAAGGTCACATCCTGTGCTGCAGGAAAGACCATCAGTAAGAGTTTGTTGATAATAAAGTTTATATTATGTGCATCATTTTAGACCAACAagcaaaataactaaataactaAACAAGTGTCAGAGTCTGAAAACACTACAAAAATCTAAACAACACAGATGAACAGGTATCTCCAAACGGTAAATTGTTACAATGATGCGGTACAAAGCAAAGCCAACCACGAAGGAAAAAGTCCTTGCTGAGCAAATGAAAGACGAGTAACAGGTGAGTGGCAATCAGCAAACAGAGAGCAGGTGCGACGGCACAGAAACAAGCTTTACAGAAATAACACAGGgtgaaactaaaagaaatacTGAATATGAAAACAAGGCCGAAAAAAAGCAATGGAAACAGTAAAAGTTTAATGAAATCACACAAACCCAAGTCcttttaatctgtaaaaaccTGCTCAGAAGGTAAAACTGATCTCCAGCTGTCGTCAGCAGAGCAAACactttgttcaaatatttgatCAGCCTGAAAGATTTGAAATGCAGCGGCTCATGTTTCGAGCCCTCCTCCTCTCCAAGCATTGAACACATCCTGCTGTCAAGGATGTATCGCCTGTGAGGGTTTTCTGAACGTCACTGATATGACTGTCAGCCGTTTCCTCTCTCAACATGCCTGCAGCCATGATGCACCTCACCGTCCTGGTTTCCCTCCTCACAGTGGCAGTCTGCAGCGGTGAGTGAAAGTTTCACACTTTTCTCCTGTTAAAGCTCACGGGTTTGACGAAACGAGGGCTGAACTCCACGTGAAAAGTCTGGTAGAGATGCAAATTTATGCAAACAGAAAGCGTCCTGTTACCAGAGGGAGGTGCAGAAAAGCTTGCCTGGGTTAACAAGGCGCAGGTTATTTCTCAGAAAgcagtgctgtttttttaagcagattCTGTtctaaaaagcagcagctgtgcCCTTTTTCTGTCAAGCAGATTTTCAGCACACTTCAGTTTTAAGCTGAACTTGGAAAGTCAATTCTGGTGGGGGAATAAAGCAAAGATTTGGATGGTGATGGTGATTGAGCCTGTTGCAGTTTCTATTACTTGGTAAACATGATAATGAGCCAGAGTGCACACAGTGCCAACAGGGTGGCAGCGTATTGTTACCAGAGGACACAAATCATTGCTTGTTTTTTGAGCTTCAGAATCAACAAGCTCATCCAGGCCTACAGGTGATCTGAAAGGAGCCACAGCAGACGACAAAAAACCCACTTATGGCTGATGAGGGAACTTTTGATCGTATTGTAGAATCTTTATCAAACAAGCCGAGGCCgaactgaagaagccttttggatgagaggtgaaacgTCTTCAGGAACGAGAGAAGAAGTCCAGCTGCGTTCTGTTGAACCACCCAGGATGGTCAAGTCCTGGATGACAGAGTTTGTTCATTTGTAGTGAAATTAGGCTTTCATCCACAACTGTTATTTAGAGCTCCTCTGACGTTTTGACCATAACCTGATGTAAGTAAATGTAAGGtccaaaatttaaataattttatccTTCCAAGACCCAGAACATCAATTTAATTTAGCTTAATCTGACCCTTAGTGTTTCAGGATGTCATTTGAAACAATTCACTTATATTTTTCCATCTTTGTGGTGCAAAACGTGATATTTTCTAGTTCAGTGCACCTTTGTGCCATAAAACTCCAACTAGGGACACATAAATTAATAACTTTATATTGAAGGATGATTGCTCTGAGCTCCAGTCGGCCTTTGGAAATGTTCAATAAGTTAACTGTGCAGCGATTAATCCAAAGCTCAGTTGTTTAAAATCTGGTATTTATCTCCATCCAAAGGAAAGATCCTCCTTTTTTTAGGTTCCAAGTTTggagttttagcttctttgtcTGTGCTTTTGAATTAGTGCACTTTAAAAACACGGAGAACATAAAACTTGTTCTCTGCTGGATCAGAGCTGCTGTGCTGAGCGTTCTGCTAAACggttattaatttattataagGTGAGACGGGCTCATTGTCGCCCTCCTTTCACAGATTTTATAATTCACAGCTTTGCGACTGCTTTGCTCCACTAACGTGATCTAAAATAtaggtaaaatgtgttttttttgcagaaaccGCCATTTTCTCTGAACCTACACAGGAACCAGAGTCGACCACAACGGCTTCGCACTTCCCCTCCAGCTTGGCAACGTCATCTGGTGTGAAAACCAGCGCCGTCACACTGCAGtctcaaacaacaacaacacaccaGAACGCCACTGATGTCACTTCAGCTTCACCAGGAACACCCAGAACAGAGGAACCCAACCCAAGCAGTACTACTGTGAACGCTACAACCAGCCAGGCATCCAATGAGACGACTTCTCAGGAGCAGACAGTCCTGTCGACGTCAGAGTCACAAAATGCCTCAACCAGTGCCGCAGTGAACGCAACCAGTCCAGGTTAGACTACAGggagagctttttattttattctaatagATTGTAAACTTGTATGGGAATGCTTGAACTACAACCAGTCATAAGCTGTTTTATTACAAATGCTGAGCAGTCGTGCTTTGCATCCCAATAACCAGCCTAATGGACCCCCACTGCCTTTAATGCCCAGCCTTCATTTAGGTAGTAGAGCTAATAGTACTCctgtgagtatatatatatatatatatcatctGGAGATGCTGATGAGCCCACAGCATCTCCAGAGGGTTCATCAGTGTTTCTTGATGATGAAGTACACCCCCCTCAGCATCACACCCCACTGTTtcgtcatgtttttttttattttcctttaatcCACAGCCAGTTGCTGCTTCTCCGCGCTGCAGTGGATTTAATGGTTTGTTGGAGAAAGCGACCTCTCACTCCCATGTTGCAACAAATCCCCAGCATCTCACTTCAACGGCCTAATTTCCAGTTGTGTTATTTAAGATGTTAGCGTTTGAGAGGAATATTCAACTATACTGTAATTTTGCAACTACCCAACTGCCCTGCCTATTGGACAAAATGTCAGCACCactagcttttttttaacaagaagcttgacttttgtttctgttttaaacctgTATTTTTTAATCTGGAAAACTCTGCAATCTGGCATCTTTGTGGACCTTCCACCTGCCTGATCAGTTCTGCAAACCGacacctcaaaaaaaaaaaaaacataataaagacTTTGAAAGCCCCCAAACTGATAGAGTCAGGTCACAGCTGTGGGACGATGGAGACCCCATCCTAAACCTCAACAGATCTGTTGATCCCATACCCGACTGCCATGTTTGGTTAAAAGTTACGCCTGATTTGGTCTAAACCTACAAGTTTAGATGCTTGGTCATAATATCTTTTCTGATAGGTGTATcttctgtgtgtctctgtgactCTGCAGCTAAACAGTTTTGTTCTTCAAACTGAGTTTAATTTGTGTAATTCTGATCTTACAGGTTCTGTCATGCATGCTGTAAATGTTGAAATACTGTTAATTATAGGCTTCTGCAGTTGAATCTACAGACAAACTGgtgctgaaaatgtaaaaactgctaCGCTAGGTGGCAAAACATGCCTATAAAGTCTATTAAATGTCACATGTGAGTTCATAGTACTCGGATACAGAAATCTAGATGGGGCATgcttgaaattttatttttttatgatgttatcTGAAGATAAGTTATCTTGAAGTAacacagcttgtttttaaagttgttttttttaccaataaaagcttgttttcttaTGAGAACTAAATGGTttgaaaactattaaaacaaaataataataatgttttaccACTTTATCAGAAATCAGGACAGTCATGCTGGCAGCTGATTCAAACTGGAAATATTGCATCAAAGCACCTTTATCACCGATCAATGCTTTTACTGTTCTAAATCATCTCCAATGACGGCAGTAATGAATGACGAAACTGTGAGAGCCACTcatatttgcaccataatcgTGTcattattcttaaaaaaaaagtttgttttctcaaaacaaaactagctcGGATATCTTTAGACAAGAAAACGGTCAAGCTTAAGAAAATCtcatcaaattaaataataataaagtccGTAATGTGGTTTACTCAGGAAagtaactgtttgttttgtgtcatgaCTTTCAGCACTCTCAGCCAACTCGGGGAAAAACGACTTGATGAGAAACCCTGGGCTCGTGGCCATCATTTGCATCTTCAGCATCATCCTCGCTCTGATGATTGTGGTCGTAACGGTGAAATGTATCCAGTCACCAAAGTCCAACTTTGAGAGACTTGAAGACGTGCCGATGGTGAGTGAGAAAACTGGTGTTTGGGCACAAAGGGTCAAATGCACTTATTGCtactttttattaatatttaaaagcacagaaaactCAATATCCTGTTTTCCCCTGTgagttttgctttcattcaggTGCTGGTATCTAGTAAAAGCCTAAAGAAAGTGATACTGGCAGCTTCTAAGAACTGAGATATAAAACTTCAGCTACCATGTGGCATTTTCTTCGTTTTTGCTCTCAGCAGTAAGCTCGGTGGTTTGCTGCTCTTTCTTTTACGCAAACAGGAAGTCTGACTTGTTAGTGTGTCAAACAGTCTCACGGGGCATTATGTGGGGTGAATATGTGATGACTGagctttttctttgtgaaagaGTTTATTATCAGGCCCCATCAGTTCGTCAGCAGGTATTCAGACTTCGTCAGCATCCTGgaggttttttggggggattgtATTTCAGGTGAACAAATAAGATTTTTCCTCCTCATTGTGTGAAAAACACAACTCTTTTCCAGATATGATGACAAATAACTTGGCAGAAGAAACGCCTATGTGAACTACTGCGATCCAGTGATTTATCGCTTTTATATCaaacaaaagtaacaaattaaaggcctagcattacttgaagaaatgcatatcacccgccaacTTTCATGCCTGCATTTAAGACTAATCTCATTTTAAGAAAGTTTGGAGTTGGCacagttttagtcaaatcttgtaaaagaTATTATGCAGGgtttcatgtgatattgtgagatcttacCTGAAGTATTAGCGCTCAGGTTATGTGTTAAAGAttaccagattttagctcaatatcagtaaaattgattgaattatagccgtttttgtgttgtctaagaTCAATTGACTTCATTTaatggctccaaaagttaatcagttgtagttgtacatccagtgattactttctgagagtttctttaaaatctgtccagtgagtcatgacatattttgctaacagtgttGACACAAACATTTAATGCCAAAATCTTGGGCAAAAGTGATGCACAATGTGAAGCGCTTGGAGTATATGTCAGGGATGatactcagctactacaacaccagattttagctccgtatctgtaaagGTGTCTGCGTTATAGCCAATTCTGTTTCCTGAGGTcactggctgtggcggccatcttgaactgtgttgactttaaaagtcaattatttgttgattttttaagattttcattaaaacccgtccACTGGATCATAATGCTGCAgtcaaaagaacacaaaaaaatgcaggcTGACACGTTTTTGCCCTTTCACCTTCGGCGGCGggtgattaaaaatgtaaaagcgTCACTAAAGTTCAGAAAGGTTACACAAGTTTTCTGGGTTGGTGCAAAGCTTTATTGCCTCGTGGCTGTAAAACTCATTTCAGGACATTGAGCTGAACTGGAACAGAATGCACTTTACATTTACACATTATATAACCAACCACAGGGCAGGCATGTAATCATGTAAAGACAACTGTTAGAGTTAATTAATGAcaagatttagtttttaagaaAGGAACAAGGAGCAGGACGGACAGTTAGGGTGACGTGCCTATATGTGGTGTTGCACAACTTTAACCAGCTCCTATTCACTGAATTATTTGAGTTCTTGCTTAGTTTTCACtcataaaaacaatttcagttcattttaagttGGCTTATTTATGTGGTGTAaggtaaaactaaataatttaattgcACATTGCAGAAAAAAGGAATGAGAGGGAATTAAAATGTCATATTTGAtccatttcattttattagttAAAGCTATTTATCAGTCAATTTAATAAGATCAAATTCCTTTTTGTAGTAATTgtataaaatgtcattttttgtgcttttttttcatgaaaggTTTTTAAGAGAATCacatatatttcttttaaacccCACTGGTGTTTCTGTCGTCTCTGCAGGGCAAAGTGAATGAAGAGTCTCCCTTCGCTCATTATTCCAAATGACAGAGGACGCTCCGTgggacaacaaaaacaacaaacgtCCTCCGCAGAGACTCAGATTTATTCTGTAGCACTTTTGTCCTTCCTTGTGGGAGATTCTTGACTGTTTAGCTGCTGGTGATTAAACTGATTTAGGCTCTGAAACTTGATCAAATGACAGATTCTTCTCATGTTCTTCTGATAATTTCTGGATATACTGTATATTCTAGATTTAGTTTACACCCCTTTAGTGAA
The Kryptolebias marmoratus isolate JLee-2015 linkage group LG24, ASM164957v2, whole genome shotgun sequence DNA segment above includes these coding regions:
- the mpv17l2 gene encoding mpv17-like protein 2, which gives rise to MLPRAGKEFLVRIRFSWRPLFQGRYLLLTNTLSGGVMLSLGDILQQTRENRREPGRVRDWGRTGRMFVAGCSMGPLLHYWYLWLDRVYVGKALKTLSKKVLVDQLVASPTLGMWYFIGMDLLEGRTLSEGWAEFREKFWEFYKVDWCVWPVAQMVNFYFLSPKFRVVYINFITLGWDTYLSYLKHRDENQHTEAASDISVMDSQQKELPTPKPLEEKA
- the LOC108234306 gene encoding mucin-22-like, which produces MPAAMMHLTVLVSLLTVAVCSETAIFSEPTQEPESTTTASHFPSSLATSSGVKTSAVTLQSQTTTTHQNATDVTSASPGTPRTEEPNPSSTTVNATTSQASNETTSQEQTVLSTSESQNASTSAAVNATSPALSANSGKNDLMRNPGLVAIICIFSIILALMIVVVTVKCIQSPKSNFERLEDVPMGKVNEESPFAHYSK